tgcccgtgccaccctcccagcaggacggggacacacaaggaccatgctctgcctgttgtggtgctcagggcagctccccaaggagcacagctttgcctgagggacctcttggtccttggccttggctccagcacagatggagcaagaacaagagctcacaggccaggccaacatccccctggcacagtccctgcgacagcctttggtgccccgtcccccacagccctcctgctttggcagcctccacagtttctgcaccttgcccagccctggccatgccccatgcaggggttagcacacagccgtccccagggcctgctggggtctgggccagaagagaggctgcctaggcctggctcttcccctccatacaggcactgagcccagcaggaacgagctggcacagcaagactcacccataaacctgagctgtgcagccagggctgcaaatggcctccactctcctgcgcccggcatgtcttgcttcccctctacgagacctggctctgccccacagacccaccggtgtgtgtcctcaccccagggagggcatcagtgctggcctgcctggccactcctggagcctcccctgtgctccccgcagggccccgagctggcggtgctgctctgcagagcgagcgggttgtggtgccccagggccacggggtgactctgcactggccgtggtggttggggtaggaagcagacccagctggacgggcatcattgcacctgaccaccccctaccaaggggtctgtggctgtagatgatgctctgagcaatcacagggcatttcacatggctcaggctgtgttcaggtgtgtccctagatgcagcccagggtttttcattgaaggtgacatgaaccactctgcaggctcccttccctctgcctgcagggtccccactgtgggcatctgtcaccagccctgtcatagggcaaaCAGCCCCAGACAGATACTGCTTGACCATttagcacctccaggagcactgggcatccacaagtgagagctgaatccagccctccttccctaacacagcaccccatgagctcatcaccttgagcccatggagagccctaAAAATgtaacaggccctttcatggtgaaagtccttgagcgcattctttgctccagctgtggaagaagaaatcaactttcaggcactgcactgaggaaatctccttttattagagagaggccagctctgacacagtgacagacacatttacagaaggcagCTCAGGCAGACAAACAGGgcttgtgcctctggagaagtgggatgaattcaaatacttctgtacaagcatgattatcacagggagaatacccaaagcacaggagttgtctgagataaattcaagtcacttacaaagagggatgggcagcttattgctgctgaccttgtaccagttgaatcagtttcttcaccgcatccttgagctccttgttcctcatgctgtagatgagggggttcactgctggaggcatcaccgagtacagaacagtcaccaccagatccagagatggggaggagatggaggggggcttcaggtaggcaaacatgccagtgctgatgaacagggagaccacggccaggtgcgggaggcacatggaaaaggctttgtgtcgtccttgctcagaggggatcctcagcacagcagtgaagatctgcacgtaggacagcacaatgaaaacgaaacacccaaagactaaacacatactaaccacaagaaccccagtttccctgaggtaggagtctgagcaggagagcttgaggatctgaggaatttcacagaagaactggcccagggcattgccttggcagagtggtatggaaaatgtgttagcagtgtgcagcacagaatacagaaaaccactggcccaggcagctgctgccattttgacacaagctctgctgcccatgatggtgccgtagtgcaggggtctgcagatagcaacaaagcggtcgtacgccatgatggtaagaaggaaatattctgctgaaattaagaagacaaagaaaaagacttgggcagcacatcccgagtaggaaatggccctggtgtccctcagggaattggccatggatttggggacagtggtagAGATGGTGCCAAGATCGAGGAGGGAGAGATtaaggaggaagaagtacatgggggtatggaggtggtggtcgcagcttacagctgtgatgatgaggccattgctgaggagggcagccaggtagatgcccaggaacaacaggaagtgcaagagctgcagctcctgtgtgtccgCAAACCccaagaggaggaactcattgagggagctgctgttggacatttgctgcctctgggctgtgggagaatgtccagggaggaaaagatattgacaagttaggactgactttgaacaaaacccacagcatttctcacagcaactcTCCACgtttcctttctccttgccaggacgaccttccttcacctcctctacttctgctctgGTCTGTGCTTTCGGAGtctgccaggaggagcagggtcctccgttcatgggctccagaggagtcagtcctgcttgTTACAGAGACACTCAGAATGAAATCTCAAAACCAGGATGGTCAGTcgttgtgcagtgacaaagtgtccttgcagtgctgtcagcgggattagctgagactcctgaacccctgtttggctcagcTCTAATCCATTTGGCTGGGAagccacgtgaccacccagcacatgcataattcattgctattgatacacttTAACCTCAgcgtatgtgacaattactgcaggaacactttgtatggactgtttacaaatgtcttagctatgcacagtttgatcacttttgcagcaaggacacttcagGACACTCCACCCAAGATAtttatcaa
Above is a window of Dromaius novaehollandiae isolate bDroNov1 chromosome 30, bDroNov1.hap1, whole genome shotgun sequence DNA encoding:
- the LOC135324019 gene encoding olfactory receptor 14A16-like, with the protein product MEDCWTKTISMDHSSLFLMLLQLSINGLTPLEPMNGGPCSSWQTPKAQTRAEVEEVKEGRPGKEKGNVESCSQRQQMSNSSSLNEFLLLGFADTQELQLLHFLLFLGIYLAALLSNGLIITAVSCDHHLHTPMYFFLLNLSLLDLGTISTTVPKSMANSLRDTRAISYSGCAAQVFFFVFLISAEYFLLTIMAYDRFVAICRPLHYGTIMGSRACVKMAAAAWASGFLYSVLHTANTFSIPLCQGNALGQFFCEIPQILKLSCSDSYLRETGVLVVSMCLVFGCFVFIVLSYVQIFTAVLRIPSEQGRHKAFSMCLPHLAVVSLFISTGMFAYLKPPSISSPSLDLVVTVLYSVMPPAVNPLIYSMRNKELKDAVKK